A single region of the Zygotorulaspora mrakii chromosome 4, complete sequence genome encodes:
- the FMP32 gene encoding Fmp32p (similar to Saccharomyces cerevisiae YFL046W; ancestral locus Anc_8.8): protein MRLVGLGFKRRFHSSLKTLSNFESVHIDNTSKYRQLLMEKGKFTEEQSNSIVGLMVEAMQGGVTHVSQDLAKRERLNQLSYQQRVDFAKLRDQLLCADSSEFHNLQNEYERVRTDLDKLRNKLREEITKANAGFKLDLSLEKGRIREESSHHDLQIKEIETKIDQEVNNMRMQIDSVKTQVMQWLIGVCTGTFALVLAYVRLLS from the coding sequence ATGAGGTTAGTTGGTTTGGGGTTCAAAAGGAGATTTCACTCAAGTTTGAAGACGctttcaaactttgaaagtgTTCATATCGACAATACAAGTAAATACAGACAATTATTGATGGAGAAGGGTAAGTTTACTGAAGAGCAATCAAACTCGATTGTAGGTCTAATGGTAGAAGCTATGCAAGGAGGAGTCACTCATGTATCACAAGACCTAGCCAAAAGAGAGAGACTTAATCAGTTGTCGTACCAGCAACGtgttgattttgcaaaattgaGAGATCAATTATTATGTGCAGATAGCAGCGAATTTCACAATTTACAAAATGAATACGAAAGAGTACGCACAGATTTGGATAAGCTCAGGAACAAGCTAAGGGAAGAAATTACAAAGGCAAATGCAGGATTTAAACTGGATCTTTCGTTAGAGAAAGGTAGAATAAGGGAGGAAAGTAGTCACCATGATTTACAGATAAAGGAGATTGAGACCAAAATTGATCAAGAAGTCAACAATATGCGGATGCAAATCGATTCTGTCAAGACGCAGGTGATGCAATGGCTGATAGGTGTATGTACCGGTACATTCGCCCTTGTTTTGGCGTACGTGAGGTTATTATCTTAA
- the FMP25 gene encoding Fmp25p (similar to Saccharomyces cerevisiae YLR077W; ancestral locus Anc_8.7) gives MLKRQCNLSVLNNSIKRHGFRSLNSSRELLKSNTPKFDDADLLSSQITSQPYKARKPVDEFHWPTKTDEQMKKEYQARVEKMMRLSAVFQGFLFLAVFGIAGTAYQKWPQIKSWWITKDMSVDDDTIEKLIHIKKRKSMAEIPMVAANELSPEVPGLYFCGGSESTTKKGKPGIIFPTRNSIFDNKYLRDVCLATVDGIERNLAIDDKGDLLEWNQKDYQVLLPAQNLISVKESNGCAYALNATGEVLVIPLDNHSNSISNHVIMQRSWIVPWKKLPKYALKLDVSHCFTDRGEKKVIQFDTGKEHLVLISNAGKAYTCSTGMKACPGSKSYGQFGIPGMSQFDEFPICNKLHEIELLNCSLNDSNEIDKRKIIQVACGDYHTVARDLAGTLFVFGSNKFGQLGYPISYDSEQIAFPKTLSRFQSYFKRGSIVKCVDVHCSGQTTYVTMDSQPSDRQPLNNESSLSHLSYFSFGNGQFGELGNGRFMNSQSEPTPIMVLNNEHQSTEVQHWSCGLNHVICKMQSGQVLAWGGNDNGQLGNGKRIKQCKPQHIPQFLLPGVKNSSEGINKSEMLLAPQQVIAAGERSSCIYWKKR, from the coding sequence ATGTTGAAACGACAGTGCAATTTGTCTGTACTAAATAACAGTATAAAGAGACATGGTTTTCGATCTCTAAACAGTAGCAGAGAATTGTTAAAAAGTAATACGCCCAAATTCGATGATGCTGATTTGCTTTCTTCCCAAATAACGTCACAACCTTATAAGGCCAGAAAACCAGTTGATGAATTCCATTGGCCCACGAAAACTGATgagcaaatgaaaaaggaatATCAGGCTCGGGTGGAGAAAATGATGAGACTTTCGGCGGTATTTCAGGGCTTCTTATTCCTTGCAGTCTTTGGAATTGCTGGAACAGCATATCAAAAATGGCCACAAATCAAGAGTTGGTGGATCACAAAAGATATGTCTGTCGATGATGATACGATTGAGAAATTAATCCATataaaaaagaggaagagtATGGCAGAGATCCCCATGGTAGCTGCCAACGAACTAAGCCCAGAGGTCCCAGGATTGTATTTTTGTGGAGGTTCCGAATCCACTACGAAAAAAGGTAAGCCTGGTATCATATTTCCAACTCGAAACTCAATTTTTGACAATAAATACCTGAGGGATGTTTGTTTGGCTACCGTAGATGGTATCGAGAGAAATCTTGCTATAGATGACAAAGGGGATCTCTTGGAATGGAACCAGAAAGACTATCAAGTGCTACTTCCTGCTCAAAATTTAATATCAGTAAAAGAATCCAATGGATGCGCTTATGCATTGAATGCAACAGGTGAAGTTCTCGTGATTCCGTTAGATAATCACAGCAACTCTATATCAAACCATGTAATTATGCAAAGATCATGGATCGTACCGTGGAAGAAACTTCCTAAATATGCCTTGAAATTGGACGTCAGTCATTGTTTTACTGACAGGGGCgagaaaaaagtgattCAGTTCGATACTGGGAAAGAGCATCTCGTTCTGATTTCCAACGCCGGCAAGGCGTACACCTGCAGTACAGGGATGAAAGCATGCCCCGGTTCCAAATCTTACGGTCAATTTGGTATCCCAGGAATGTCCCAGTTTGATGAATTTCCAATCTGTAACAAATTGCatgaaattgaattattGAACTGCAGTTTGAATGATTCCAACGAAATcgacaaaagaaaaattatcCAAGTAGCATGTGGTGACTATCATACGGTTGCAAGAGATTTGGCAGGCACGCTATTTGTGTTTGGTTCAAACAAATTTGGGCAATTAGGGTATCCAATATCGTATGACTCAGAGCAAATTGCTTTCCCAAAGACACTCTCAAGATTTCAATCTTATTTCAAGAGAGGCAGTATAGTCAAATGCGTAGATGTGCACTGTAGCGGTCAAACTACCTATGTTACAATGGATTCGCAGCCTTCAGATAGACAGCCTTTAAATAATGAATCATCCCTCAGTCATCTTTCCTACTTCTCATTTGGGAATGGTCAGTTTGGGGAATTGGGAAATGGAAGATTTATGAACTCGCAATCGGAACCCACCCCAATTATGGTTTTGAACAATGAGCACCAATCAACTGAGGTTCAACATTGGAGCTGTGGCCTAAATCATGTCATTTGTAAAATGCAATCCGGTCAAGTACTAGCATGGGGTGGCAATGATAATGGTCAATTGGGTAATGGAAAACGCATAAAACAATGCAAACCTCAACATATTCCTCAATTCTTATTGCCGGGTGTGAAGAATAGTTCAGAAGGAATCAACAAGTCTGAAATGCTACTGGCACCACAGCAAGTTATTGCAGCTGGCGAAAGATCCAGTTGCATCtattggaaaaagagatga
- the BOS1 gene encoding Bos1p (similar to Saccharomyces cerevisiae BOS1 (YLR078C); ancestral locus Anc_8.6), with the protein MNALFNHGIKQKNQLQLDLEKFGKDVHGSPISLQGSISATLVSFQKTIEQYGDHLKKYEQSLMNGDADEDEDAQTKKYENRLSSLKEAHGEFSARFAELKKEFNSSNARTQLFGNTNGYAMDGIESVVNKRNVGQSRDGTSPRSSMEYRGSGLPLYQGLQKEQSIFQRGNTQLELILEMGHQSLDDLVEQNQILLKLQDRMSSTLRTLGLSESTIQKINKRAFKDKLIFYFALALLLVGFYFVIKWFK; encoded by the exons ATG AATGCCCTTTTTAATCATGGTattaaacaaaaaaatcaacttCAGTTGGATCTAGAAAAGTTTGGAAAAGATGTTCACGGATCGCCTATATCTTTGCAAGGATCTATTTCCGCAACTTTGGTATCCTTTCAAAAGACAATCGAACAATATGGAGatcatctgaaaaaatacgAGCAGTCTTTGATGAATGGTGACGCTGACGAAGATGAGGATGCACAGACTAAGAAATACGAAAACAGGTTGTCATCTCTTAAGGAGGCGCATGGAGAGTTTTCTGCCAGATTTGCTGAGTTaaagaaagaattcaaTAGCTCTAATGCTCGAACTCAGCTTTTTGGCAACACCAATGGTTATGCAATGGATGGAATCGAGTCAGTAGTCAACAAACGGAATGTAGGACAGTCGAGGGATGGGACCTCGCCGCGTTCTTCCATGGAATACAGAGGCTCGGGACTTCCGTTATATCAGGGGTTACAAAAGGAGCAGTCCATATTTCAACGTGGTAATACCCAGTTAGAATTAATTTTGGAAATGGGACATCAATCCCTTGATGACCTTGTCGAACAGAATCAGATTTTACTCAAGCTACAAGATAGAATGTCAAGTACTTTAAGGACTTTGGGTCTCTCAGAATCGACaatccaaaaaataaataagCGAGCTTTCAAGGATAAACTGATTTTTTACTTTGCTCTGGCCTTATTGTTGGTGGGATTTTACTTTGTAATTAAGTGGTTTAAATAA
- the SIC1 gene encoding cyclin-dependent protein serine/threonine kinase inhibiting protein SIC1 (similar to Saccharomyces cerevisiae SIC1 (YLR079W); ancestral locus Anc_8.5), producing the protein MTPATPPSSREQQSEPRPQRTNFQEELVERKRILMETPKKSSQLDAPVTPSTARQIDKRVPLLGPPPAEDGDKSPFKGFHSPEYTPHRYSTGKRRPLQFEQPKGLQRISRVLFPKVDDVKHNDDVQIQASLLPSAAGSSTARRRPSTDIRSDCNDEYWSAQFKHSKQDPGTPSHKVVTYEMAEKWHNSEAQGDENEDYSDILITESTSSNPFLSTEVADEKTREQRRKVLLEENPDIEDVITYLDKKGNVVKKVHLSEHEKKVSMPRRLFDEQLKELESKEDR; encoded by the coding sequence ATGACACCAGCAACACCACCGTCTTCCAGGGAACAGCAAAGTGAACCTAGACCACAGAGGACTAACTTCCAAGAAGAACTGGTAGAACGTAAGAGAATTCTGATGGAGACACCAAAAAAGTCGTCGCAACTTGACGCCCCTGTGACGCCCTCCACTGCAAGGCAAATTGATAAGCGAGTACCTCTACTGGGTCCTCCACCGGCTGAGGACGGTGACAAGTCACCGTTCAAAGGATTCCACTCCCCAGAATACACACCGCACAGATACTCGACCGGTAAAAGGCGGCCCCTGCAGTTCGAGCAACCAAAGGGTTTGCAGAGAATAAGTCGCGTGCTATTTCCAAAGGTTGATGATGTTAAGCATAATGATGATGTTCAAATACAGGCTTCATTGCTGCCGTCCGCAGCAGGATCTTCTACTGCGAGGAGAAGGCCGTCTACCGATATTAGGTCAGACTGTAATGATGAGTATTGGAGTGCTCAATTCAAACATTCTAAACAAGACCCAGGAACACCAAGTCATAAAGTGGTGACTTACGAGATGGCTGAGAAGTGGCATAACAGCGAAGCACAGGGAGACGAAAACGAAGATTATTCGGACATTTTGATTACGGAGtcaacttcatcaaatcCATTCCTGTCAACTGAAGTGgctgatgaaaaaacaagGGAACAGCGTAGAAAAGTGTTGCTAGAAGAAAATCCTGACATTGAAGACGTAATAACCTACCTTGATAAGAAGGGAAACGTGGTCAAAAAGGTGCATTTATCGGAACacgaaaaaaaagtatcaaTGCCGAGGAGGCTTTTTGATgagcaattgaaagaactaGAATCCAAGGAAGACCGCTAG
- the RGD2 gene encoding GTPase-activating protein RGD2 (similar to Saccharomyces cerevisiae RGD2 (YFL047W); ancestral locus Anc_8.4) produces MPIFADSFWTADYTTGLNVLFEKLYDGCEECDMFIQVFASRMQYEVSYGRQLGSIKSGIDHVDRIDDDPEVTTTTALKELIKQTSNEGSQHLAIASNIEAMALQPFSKWCNDHRKRIEYSEKTLKSNVNNFHKSKKYVSKLEQEYLNKCRQLEDFKLSNFNDEELAAAMEGLKLQKKYEKDIAREQEFQHFGSVGGIAFDFKSMRETLQLLLTKLPKNEYKVPLINFTLQNTNSGGEITKFILENMSLKDIDQAETFGQDLLDLGFLKYCNGVGNTFVNSKKFQYQWKTGAYKFANVAQPFADSESNLPQMEPKISNYIQDFASKISSAPSNSSGHSTPSAITAPAISESEKTLLKMLKDMENYDNRYRHECSKMDLLRCSIEELIVDHLSFMEKCEMDRLKAIKKVTFDFLGAVGNKISALKICIDAMLERESKMDPAADLLHLLSKYRTGVFKPRVLNYNNYYNPGAFQNFGIDLETRCRLDKRMVPSIVTLILSYMDGIYPELASDNVRTAVWIAPVKLSLTHQLRQLLNKGQSNDEKEVISILKQHDNEPSIVASVLKIYLLELPEPLISNDIYDILKVLYAEYSLKPSLSTEEAASSKEKSEDNNEDLINETETNRITGLSATLSSLPKPHIATLDAIISHFYRLIKILKIGENGDEVAVEFTSEISKEFANCIIEVRMPDGNDLGYRIFYDLLTHRKQVFGELKRQGSKSRGGST; encoded by the coding sequence ATGCCGATATTTGCAGATAGTTTTTGGACTGCGGACTACACTACTGGTCTGAATGTGCTTTTTGAGAAGTTATATGATGGCTGTGAAGAATGCGACATGTTTATTCAAGTGTTCGCATCGAGGATGCAATATGAAGTGAGTTATGGTCGTCAGCTTGGTAGTATCAAGAGTGGCATTGATCACGTTGATAGGATTGATGATGATCCTGAAGTGACGACGACAACGGCATTGAAAGAGTTAATCAAGCAGACCTCTAACGAGGGAAGCCAGCACTTGGCAATAGCCTCCAATATCGAAGCGATGGCTCTCCAACCTTTTAGTAAATGGTGCAATGACCATAGAAAACGTATTGAGTATTCGGAAAAGACCTTGAAGAGCAACGTTAATAATTTTCACAAATCCAAGAAATATGTCTCAAAATTGGAGCAAGAGTACTTGAATAAATGTAGACAATTGGAGGATTTCAAGCTGAGCAATTTTAATGATGAGGAATTAGCCGCAGCAATGGAAGGTTTGAagctgcaaaagaaatacgAGAAAGATATTGCTAGAGAACAAGAATTTCAGCATTTTGGTAGTGTGGGGGGGATAGCATTCGATTTCAAGAGTATGAGGGAAACACTACAACTCTTGCTTACAAAACTTCCGAAAAATGAATACAAAGTACCACTTATTAATTTTACATTACAAAATACAAATAGCGGGGGAGAAATAACAAAAtttattttggaaaatatgtCATTGAAGGATATTGATCAAGCAGAAACTTTTGGTCAGGACCTTTTGGACTTGggttttttgaaatattgcAATGGTGTGGGTAACACTTTCGTGAACTCTAAAAAGTTTCAGTATCAATGGAAAACCGGTGCTTATAAGTTTGCCAATGTGGCCCAGCCATTTGCTGATAGCGAATCTAATTTACCTCAAATGGAACCCAAGATATCTAATTATATACAAGATTTTGCATCTAAAATATCTTCGGCaccttcaaattcatccGGCCATTCAACACCTTCTGCAATCACAGCCCCTGCGATCTCTGAGTCAGAAAAGACGTTACTGAAAATGCTGAAAGACATGGAGAATTACGACAATCGATATCGCCATGAGTGCAGTAAGATGGATCTTTTGAGATGCTCTATCGAGGAGCTCATAGTTGACCATCTTTCCTTCATGGAAAAATGTGAAATGGATAGGCTAAAGGCAATAAAAAAGGTTACTTTTGACTTTTTAGGTGCTGTTGGAAACAAGATATCggctttgaagatttgtaTTGATGCTATGCTAGAAAGGGAGAGTAAGATGGATCCTGCGGCGGACTTATTGCACTTGTTATCCAAATACAGAACTGGTGTTTTCAAGCCTAGAGTTCTAAACTACAATAATTATTATAACCCTGGCgctttccaaaattttgggATCGATTTGGAAACTCGCTGCAGGCTCGATAAGAGAATGGTGCCATCAATAGTAACTTTAATTTTATCATATATGGACGGAATATATCCTGAATTGGCCTCCGATAACGTAAGGACCGCTGTTTGGATTGCACCAGTAAAACTTAGCCTCACACATCAGTTAAGACAGTTGCTGAACAAAGGACAATCAAATGACGAGAAGGAAGTCATTTCAATACTCAAGCAACACGATAACGAACCCAGCATCGTTGCAAGTGTTCTGAAAATATATCTTTTGGAGCTGCCTGAACCATTAATATCTAACGATATCTATGACATCCTGAAGGTACTTTATGCTGAATATTCATTGAAACCATCACTGTCAACAGAAGAAGCTGCCTCCtcgaaagaaaaaagcGAAGAcaataatgaagatttaATCAATGAAACAGAAACAAACAGGATTACAGGTCTTTCTGCGACTCTTTCTTCCTTGCCCAAACCTCATATAGCAACTCTAGATGCAATCATTTCACATTTTTATcgattgataaaaattttaaagATAGGTGAAAATGGTGACGAGGTCGCGGTAGAGTTCACTTCAGAAATTTCGAAAGAGTTTGCGAACTGTATCATTGAAGTACGAATGCCCGACGGCAATGACTTGGGTTACAGAATATTTTATGATCTCCTAACACATAGAAAACAAGTTTTTGGCGAGTTGAAAAGACAAGGTTCAAAGAGTAGAGGGGGAAGTACATAA
- a CDS encoding SelT/SelW/SelH family protein (ancestral locus Anc_8.3) has translation MPYPKINIIFCIKCKWNLRSAWYLQELLQTFGEQIGEISMIPGPSGEFKITGQLTANSEPICIWDRKIHNGFPESKLLKQKVRKLLFEDKVTIGSHNERASSDKPTSSALQQSRTLISDEPCRECNDI, from the coding sequence ATGCCATACCCAAAAATAaacatcattttttgtatcAAATGCAAGTGGAACTTAAGAAGCGCTTGGTATCTGCAAGAGTTACTGCAGACTTTTGGGGAACAGATCGGTGAAATATCAATGATTCCCGGCCCCTCTGGAGAATTCAAGATCACGGGCCAGCTGACTGCGAATTCCGAACCAATATGTATATGGGACCGTAAGATACACAATGGTTTCCCAGAGAGCAAGCTTCTCAAACAAAAGGTCAGGAAACTGCTGTTCGAAGACAAAGTGACTATTGGAAGTCACAACGAGCGAGCATCAAGTGATAAACCTACATCCTCAGCGCTCCAACAATCCCGAACCTTGATTTCAGACGAACCATGCAGAGAATGTAATGATATATGA
- a CDS encoding uncharacterized protein (similar to Saccharomyces cerevisiae EMP47 (YFL048C) and EMP46 (YLR080W); ancestral locus Anc_8.2), with amino-acid sequence MRFVKSLGTIVSILALVSAHPTEHADTIDLNTDFSLVDLVKGKEIPSTWTLGDSSVLEEGRIRLTPDQKSKGSLWGKNTYQLKDSFSLEWTFRSVNYDGVSKGGLSFWFLSSSDSKLPLEKSFYNGPSKFDGLQLLVDNNGPLGPTLRAQFNDGVQTFTDDNVYDNTFASCLLGYQDSSVPLTVRLTYDRNYNNFLKVQIDNRVCFQTRKAKLPAGNYFVGATADNSDTDESFEILKVQMYDAATEVSLIPNVNPQPQPKVLTKIIDEATGETSLLEKDVYDAQHDKVSNFEIYKKLDKVEGKILANDIHSLKVQLEEISKSQAETIKLVAQLSQALQNVGTQSAPTKDEDNKDYKNFFAVNEKLEKMLEEAKKLRESSSHSGYAGPHVDEIAKKLAIWIVPLIIIMLIMAYYTFRIRQEIVKTKLL; translated from the coding sequence ATGAGATTTGTAAAGAGCTTAGGAACCATAGTAAGTATACTAGCTCTTGTTAGTGCTCATCCAACCGAACATGCGGATACAATAGATCTCAATACAGACTTTTCACTCGTTGATCTGGTGAAAGGCAAGGAAATCCCATCCACCTGGACGCTGGGTGATTCGTCTGTGTTGGAAGAAGGAAGAATCAGATTGACACCAGATCAAAAGAGTAAGGGATCGCTATGGGGGAAGAATACCTATCAGTTAAAAGACTCTTTCTCCCTAGAGTGGACTTTCAGAAGCGTCAATTATGACGGTGTAAGCAAAGGTGGACTTTCTTTTTGGtttttatcttcttcaGACTCGAAACTTCCccttgaaaaaagtttttatAATGGGCCTTCGAAGTTTGATGGTTTACAACTTTTAGTGGACAATAACGGGCCTCTAGGTCCTACATTGAGGGCTCAGTTCAATGATGGTGTACAGACTTTCACAGACGACAATGTTTATGATAACACGTTTGCTTCCTGTCTGCTGGGATATCAGGATTCTTCTGTTCCTTTAACAGTTCGTCTAACTTATGACAGAAATTAcaataattttttgaaggttCAGATTGACAATCGCGTTTGTTTTCAGACTAGAAAGGCTAAGCTGCCCGCAGGTAATTATTTTGTTGGTGCCACAGCTGATAATAGCGACACTGATGAATCTTTCGAAATTTTAAAGGTCCAAATGTATGACGCTGCTACCGAAGTATCATTGATCCCTAATGTGAATCCCCAGCCGCAACCTAAGGTTTTGACAAAGATCATCGATGAGGCTACAGGCGAAACAAGCTTACTCGAAAAAGACGTTTATGATGCCCAACATGATAAAGTTTCCAACTTTGAGATCTATAAGAAACTGGATAAAGTTGAAGGTAAAATTTTGGCCAACGATATTCATTCTTTAAAAGTCCAACTGGAGGAGATTTCTAAATCCCAGGCAGAGACAATAAAGCTAGTGGCACAATTAAGCCAAGCTCTACAAAATGTAGGTACCCAATCAGCCCCAACGAAGGATGAAGATAACAAGGATTATAAGAACTTTTTCGCAGTTAATGAAAAACTGGAGAAAATGTTAGAGGAAGCTAAGAAACTCAGAGAATCGTCTAGTCATTCTGGTTATGCAGGACCTCatgttgatgaaattgcaaaaaaattagcTATTTGGATTGTTCCCTTGATAATAATCATGCTAATCATGGCATATTACACATTCAGAATCAGACAAGAAATTgtgaaaacaaaattacTGTAA
- the SWP82 gene encoding Swp82p (similar to Saccharomyces cerevisiae SWP82 (YFL049W); ancestral locus Anc_8.1), whose translation MSENDRNKIFKVSKNTIIKHERVLIKQIVLISSEPELIQGALDMFPAKVVQVPNYAGTEKQGDESSFSYKMIQTDPLGERKISAYGELQNGRSYLMDTFTLSNSAHILVLVSDLMKALQYDRSEIEFLEEYSQLLPLQLNEDEKAFLKKGGLLQSDDNTNDRYITAKSAFVRFGAATIASGVRVIDDYWESLAKEQGFTPHHRVCKLSKRLLDILIDLKPTIQYHSNRNANEEDSITNDQNEQNYYFENPYLTVSEQISFEVRQEYGREFSKGEHIGAVIPGQNINGSLEISSQFKIPKYHNKNSFQQAIQQNAMNTPIGSPSQLEQQQRYPQSQQSDVSRSTNIGFSPGSLPLSGKSGKRLLNSILDTDTLVIKRKKSEENELIKSTNDIALTNEQLNINGWKFESLRLTTDSNTNNIEFSPRGLPFYQKDRLIKRLKLLTPNQVREIEHLHDSLFLNTGLQNVRKLRAKKWTKYWQHKSGVSVGLRNIDVPTFKNRYLKEILEQTKTVTVYNELTNMDEISITKRVPNANFLGHSNIHGFKPPYANAPVNIKQDSQKERR comes from the coding sequence ATGTCTGAGAATGATCGAAATAAGATTTTTAAAGTTTCGAAGAACACAATTATCAAACATGAGCGTGTTTTAATTAAGCAAattgttttgatatcttccGAGCCTGAATTGATACAGGGCGCATTAGATATGTTCCCAGCTAAAGTTGTGCAGGTTCCTAATTACGCAGGTACAGAAAAACAGGGAGATGAATCATCTTTCTCTTATAAAATGATTCAAACAGATCCTTTGGgcgaaagaaaaatttctgCATATGGTGAGTTACAAAATGGCAGGTCTTATTTGATGGACACTTTTACTCTATCGAATTCAGCACATATACTTGTACTGGTATCCGATTTGATGAAAGCTCTGCAGTATGATAGAAGTGAAATCGAGTTTTTAGAAGAGTACTCGCAACTACTGCCCTTGCAGTTGAACGAAGATGAAAAGGCATTCCTGAAAAAAGGTGGATTGCTTCAATCAGATGATAACACAAATGACAGATACATAACAGCGAAATCTGCGTTCGTTAGGTTTGGTGCCGCTACAATAGCATCCGGTGTAAGAGTTATTGATGATTATTGGGAATCACTTGCAAAAGAACAAGGGTTTACTCCTCATCACAGGGTTTGCAAATTATCTAAAAGATTGCTTGACATTCTGATCGATCTTAAACCCACTATCCAATACCATAGCAATAGAAATGccaatgaagaagatagTATCACGAATGACCAAAATGAACAAAACtattattttgagaatCCTTACTTAACAGTATCAGAACagatatcttttgaagttaGACAAGAATACGGCAGGGAATTTAGTAAAGGTGAGCATATAGGTGCTGTCATTCCGGGCCAAAATATAAATGGTTCTTTAGAGATAAGCTCACAGTTCAAGATTCCGAAGTATCATAACAAGAATTCATTCCAACAGGCGATTCAGCAAAACGCAATGAACACACCAATAGGTTCACCATCACAACTAgaacaacaacaacgaTATCCGCAATCGCAACAGTCAGATGTTAGTAGGTCAACTAACATTGGATTTTCACCAGGTTCACTTCCCTTAAGTGGCAAATCTGGGAAACGCCTCTTGAATAGCATACTAGATACCGACACTTTGGTcataaaaagaaagaaatccGAGGAAAATGAGTTGATCAAGTCGACAAATGATATAGCGCTGACGAATGAGCAATTGAATATAAACGGCTGGAAATTTGAATCCTTACGTCTAACAACAGATTCCAATACAAATAACATTGAGTTTTCACCTCGAGGGTTGCCATTCTACCAAAAGGACAGGCTGATCAAGAGATTGAAGTTGCTAACACCAAATCAAGTCagagaaattgaacatCTACACGATTCACTCTTCTTAAACACAGGACTACAAAACGTAAGAAAACTAAGGGCCAAAAAATGGACTAAATACTGGCAACACAAAAGTGGCGTCTCCGTTGGACTCCGAAACATCGATGTGCCGACGTTTAAAAACAGGTATTTAAAAGAGATTCTAGAGCAGACAAAAACAGTGACAGTTTACAACGAATTGACAAACAtggatgaaatttcaattacaaaaagagTCCCAAATGCAAATTTTCTTGGACATTCTAATATACACGGGTTTAAACCCCCATATGCAAATGCGCCTGTTAATATAAAACAAGATTCCCAAAAAGAGAGGAGGTGA